A genomic stretch from Juglans microcarpa x Juglans regia isolate MS1-56 chromosome 3S, Jm3101_v1.0, whole genome shotgun sequence includes:
- the LOC121258875 gene encoding probable RNA-dependent RNA polymerase 1 isoform X1 → MNKIPLHFGNQVSEDSFSVLWKLEDVSGKFDFVKKNLCFIFSHLSEDYKFEISFENIRKIELYLPRGQAKKFLLIQLLGAPRIYVKHVSDVRRYEWVREVDFTPSRFIGQSYALCLELPKKRRLEKLRLDFFHCKENKNQFGLIGGSPYSFSSGLVPIVNPPTGFHLPYKILFKINSLIQHGCVPGPAIVNDFYRLVDPKKIKIKMPKKIKINMIESALDKLFHLKDCCYEPVKWLKEEYTRYPTSTRFQTTPAISLDDGLVNIHRVQITPSKVYFGGPEVNLSNRVLRHYHEDIDNFLRVSFVDEDLDKMHSLTLSPRSSSANGDKRTRVYDRILSTLRNGIVIGYKKFEFLAFSSSQLHENSVWMFASRPGLTAADIREWMGDFRDIRNVAKYGARLGQSFGSSRETVSVGIDEIEVIPDVEVKKGQVTYCFSDGIGKISEELARKVATKLGCNSVPSAFQIRYGGYKGVVAVDPTSSMKLSLRKSMCKYKSDNTELDVLAWSKFQPCFLNRQIITLLSNLGVKDQAFQKRQRKAIHQLNAILINPWRAQAALEMMFTGEISKVLKEMLICGYKPNAEPFLSMMLQTFRASKLMDMRLRKRIFVPNGRALMGCLDETRTLKYGQVFLQVSHFSRELSNKSSLVFSISSSNPNNFICEGEVVVAKNPCLHPGDVGVLEAVNVPALHHMVDCVVFPQKGERPHPNEYSGSDLDGDLYFVSWDRDLIPPRPIQPMEYIAAPTKQVDHDVTIEEVEEYFTDYIVNDNLGIIDNAHVVFADREPDKAMSSKCMKLAELHSIAVDFPKTNIVAEIPPDLRVKEYPDFMEKPNKKSYISKSIIGKLFREVKDIASPTSPMKPFTLETAKQYYDSDMEVDGFEDYLSDAFKYKSDYDYKLGNLMEYYGIQTEAEILSGNVLKMSKHFDRKRDFDAIKYAVKSLRMEARNRFNEGSDADNNDNAKAKASAWYHVTYHHTYLDRHNEGTQGMDGAHFLSFPWCIYDKLLQIKKDKKSI, encoded by the exons ATGAATAAAATACCGCTGCACTTTGGAAATCAGGTTTCAGAGGACAGTTTTTCTGTGCTTTGGAAACTAGAAGATGTCTCTGGGAAATTTGATTTCGTAAAGAAAAACTTGTGCTTCATTTTTTCCCATCTTTCCGAAGACTACAAGTTTGAGATCTCTTTCGAGAACATTAGGAAGATTGAGCTATATCTTCCACGTGGTCAAGCAAAAAAGTTTCTTCTCATTCAG TTACTTGGTGCTCCAAGGATATATGTGAAACATGTATCTGATGTTCGTCGTTATGAGTGGGTCAGAGAAGTTGATTTCACTCCATCCAGATTCATTGGCCAATCTTATGCTCTATGTTTGGAGCTTCCAAAAAAGAGGCGGCTTGAGAAATTACGTCTTGATTTTTTCCAttgtaaagaaaataaaaaccaatttgGATTGATAGGAGGCTCTCCTTACTCGTTCAGTTCAGGTCTTGTGCCCATTGTGAATCCACCCACAGGCTTTCACCTGCCatataaaatcttgtttaagaTCAACTCTTTGATTCAGCATGGATGTGTTCCTGGGCCAGCAATTGTTAACGATTTTTATAGGTTGGTCGAtccaaagaaaatcaaaatcaagatgccaaagaaaatcaaaatcaacatGATAGAAAGTGCCCTGGACAAGCTTTTTCATTTGAAGGACTGCTGCTATGAACCTGTGAAATGGCTCAAGGAGGAGTACACAAGATACCCAACATCTACTCGATTTCAAACAACTCCCGCTATTTCTTTAGATGATGGGCTGGTAAATATACACAGGGTTCAAATTACTCCATCTAAAGTATACTTTGGTGGTCCAGAGGTGAATCTCTCCAACAGAGTCTTGCGCCATTATCATGAAGATATTGATAATTTTCTGCGTGTTTCGTTTGTCGATGAGGACTTAGATAAAATGCACTCATTAACTTTATCTCCACGTTCATCATCTGCAAATGGGGACAAGCGAACTAGAGTTTATGATAGGATACTATCCACTCTCAGAAATGGAATAGTTATTGGGTATAAGAAGTTTGAGTTTCTTGCCTTTTCATCCAGTCAGCTACATGAAAATTCTGTTTGGATGTTTGCTTCAAGACCTGGCTTGACTGCAGCAGATATTAGAGAATGGATGGGTGATTTTCGAGATATAAGGAATGTGGCAAAATATGGTGCCAGACTGGGTCAGTCTTTTGGCTCTTCTAGAGAAACTGTCAGCGTTGGCATAGATGAAATTGAAGTCATTCCGGATGTAGAAGTTAAGAAGGGACAAGTCACATATTGTTTCTCAGATGGCATAGGGAAGATATCTGAAGAATTGGCTCGCAAAGTGGCAACAAAGTTAGGCTGTAACTCTGTTCCATCAGCATTTCAGATTCGATATGGAGGGTACAAAGGTGTTGTGGCTGTTGATCCGACATCATCAATGAAGTTGTCATTGAGAAAGAGCATGTGTAAATACAAATCGGATAACACAGAACTCGATGTTTTGGCATGGAGTAAGTTTCAGCCCTGTTTTCTCAATCGTCAGATAATAACTCTTTTGTCTAACCTCGGGGTTAAGGACCAAGCTTTTCAGAAAAGGCAAAGGAAGGCTATACATCAATTGAATGCCATATTAATAAATCCTTGGAGAGCACAGGCGGCACTGGAAATGATGTTCACAGGGGAGATCTCAAAAGTTCTAAAGGAAATGCTTATATGTGGTTACAAGCCAAATGCAGAACCATTTCTTTCAATGATGCTTCAAACATTCCGTGCATCTAAGTTGATGGACATGCGGTTGAGAAAAAGGATTTTTGTTCCAAATGGAAGAGCTTTGATGGGATGCCTTGACGAAACCAGGACATTGAAATATGGTCAAGTATTTCTGCAAGTTTCTCACTTTAGTAGGGAGCTCAGTAACAAGTCATCCCTTGTGTTTAGTATCAGCAGTTCAAACCCAAATAACTTCATTTGTGAAGGTGAGGTGGTTGTTGCTAAAAACCCTTGTCTACACCCAGGAGATGTGGGAGTCCTCGAAGCTGTGAACGTGCCAGCTCTACATCATATGGTGGATTGTGTTGTTTTTCCACAAAAGGGAGAGAG ACCACATCCAAACGAATATTCGGGAAGTGATTTGGATGGAGATTTGTACTTCGTCTCTTGGGATCGTGATCTTATTCCTCCTCGTCCAATTCAACCAATGGAATATATTGCAGCACCAACTAAGCAAGTTGATCATGATGTTACAATAGAG GAAGTAGAAGAGTATTTCACAGACTACATAGTCAACGACAATTTAGGAATCATTGATAATGCCCACGTCGTCTTTGCAGATAGGGAGCCCGATAAAGCAATGAGCTCTAAATGTATGAAGCTTGCGGAGCTTCACTCAATTGCTGTTGACTTCCCAAAAACTAATATTGTAGCTGAAATACCTCCTGATCTACGAGTCAAAGAGTATCCAGATTTTATGGAAAAGCCTAATAAAAAGAGCTacatatcaaaatctattatcGGAAAGCTTTTTCGAGAAGTGAAAGACATTGCATCGCCCACGAGTCCTATGAAGCCCTTCACTTTGGAAACTGCAAAACAGTATTATGACTCAGACATGGAAGTAGACGGCTTTGAGGactacctcagtgatgctttcaAATACAAAAGTGACTATGATTACAAGTTGGGGAATTTGATGGAGTATTATGGAATCCAAACTGAAGCCGAAATTCTCAGCGGCAATGTTTTGAAAATGTCAAAACATTTTGATAGGAAGAGGGATTTCGATGCAATTAAATATGCTGTAAAGTCACTAAGAATGGAAGCAAGGAACCGGTTCAACGAGGGGAGTGATGCAGACAATAATGATAATGCAAAAGCAAAAGCATCGGCCTGGTATCATGTCACATATCATCATACTTACTTGGATCGCCACAATGAGGGAACTCAGGGAATGGATGGGGCCCATTTCCTTAGTTTTCCATGGTGTATCTATGACAAGCTTCTGCAAATCAAGAAGGATAAAAAGAGCATATAA
- the LOC121258875 gene encoding probable RNA-dependent RNA polymerase 1 isoform X2, giving the protein MNKIPLHFGNQVSEDSFSVLWKLEDVSGKFDFVKKNLCFIFSHLSEDYKFEISFENIRKIELYLPRGQAKKFLLIQLLGAPRIYVKHVSDVRRYEWVREVDFTPSRFIGQSYALCLELPKKRRLEKLRLDFFHCKENKNQFGLIGGSPYSFSSGLVPIVNPPTGFHLPYKILFKINSLIQHGCVPGPAIVNDFYRLVDPKKIKIKMPKKIKINMIESALDKLFHLKDCCYEPVKWLKEEYTRYPTSTRFQTTPAISLDDGLVNIHRVQITPSKVYFGGPEVNLSNRVLRHYHEDIDNFLRVSFVDEDLDKMHSLTLSPRSSSANGDKRTRVYDRILSTLRNGIVIGYKKFEFLAFSSSQLHENSVWMFASRPGLTAADIREWMGDFRDIRNVAKYGARLGQSFGSSRETVSVGIDEIEVIPDVEVKKGQVTYCFSDGIGKISEELARKVATKLGCNSVPSAFQIRYGGYKGVVAVDPTSSMKLSLRKSMCKYKSDNTELDVLAWSKFQPCFLNRQIITLLSNLGVKDQAFQKRQRKAIHQLNAILINPWRAQAALEMMFTGEISKVLKEMLICGYKPNAEPFLSMMLQTFRASKLMDMRLRKRIFVPNGRALMGCLDETRTLKYGQVFLQVSHFSRELSNPNNFICEGEVVVAKNPCLHPGDVGVLEAVNVPALHHMVDCVVFPQKGERPHPNEYSGSDLDGDLYFVSWDRDLIPPRPIQPMEYIAAPTKQVDHDVTIEEVEEYFTDYIVNDNLGIIDNAHVVFADREPDKAMSSKCMKLAELHSIAVDFPKTNIVAEIPPDLRVKEYPDFMEKPNKKSYISKSIIGKLFREVKDIASPTSPMKPFTLETAKQYYDSDMEVDGFEDYLSDAFKYKSDYDYKLGNLMEYYGIQTEAEILSGNVLKMSKHFDRKRDFDAIKYAVKSLRMEARNRFNEGSDADNNDNAKAKASAWYHVTYHHTYLDRHNEGTQGMDGAHFLSFPWCIYDKLLQIKKDKKSI; this is encoded by the exons ATGAATAAAATACCGCTGCACTTTGGAAATCAGGTTTCAGAGGACAGTTTTTCTGTGCTTTGGAAACTAGAAGATGTCTCTGGGAAATTTGATTTCGTAAAGAAAAACTTGTGCTTCATTTTTTCCCATCTTTCCGAAGACTACAAGTTTGAGATCTCTTTCGAGAACATTAGGAAGATTGAGCTATATCTTCCACGTGGTCAAGCAAAAAAGTTTCTTCTCATTCAG TTACTTGGTGCTCCAAGGATATATGTGAAACATGTATCTGATGTTCGTCGTTATGAGTGGGTCAGAGAAGTTGATTTCACTCCATCCAGATTCATTGGCCAATCTTATGCTCTATGTTTGGAGCTTCCAAAAAAGAGGCGGCTTGAGAAATTACGTCTTGATTTTTTCCAttgtaaagaaaataaaaaccaatttgGATTGATAGGAGGCTCTCCTTACTCGTTCAGTTCAGGTCTTGTGCCCATTGTGAATCCACCCACAGGCTTTCACCTGCCatataaaatcttgtttaagaTCAACTCTTTGATTCAGCATGGATGTGTTCCTGGGCCAGCAATTGTTAACGATTTTTATAGGTTGGTCGAtccaaagaaaatcaaaatcaagatgccaaagaaaatcaaaatcaacatGATAGAAAGTGCCCTGGACAAGCTTTTTCATTTGAAGGACTGCTGCTATGAACCTGTGAAATGGCTCAAGGAGGAGTACACAAGATACCCAACATCTACTCGATTTCAAACAACTCCCGCTATTTCTTTAGATGATGGGCTGGTAAATATACACAGGGTTCAAATTACTCCATCTAAAGTATACTTTGGTGGTCCAGAGGTGAATCTCTCCAACAGAGTCTTGCGCCATTATCATGAAGATATTGATAATTTTCTGCGTGTTTCGTTTGTCGATGAGGACTTAGATAAAATGCACTCATTAACTTTATCTCCACGTTCATCATCTGCAAATGGGGACAAGCGAACTAGAGTTTATGATAGGATACTATCCACTCTCAGAAATGGAATAGTTATTGGGTATAAGAAGTTTGAGTTTCTTGCCTTTTCATCCAGTCAGCTACATGAAAATTCTGTTTGGATGTTTGCTTCAAGACCTGGCTTGACTGCAGCAGATATTAGAGAATGGATGGGTGATTTTCGAGATATAAGGAATGTGGCAAAATATGGTGCCAGACTGGGTCAGTCTTTTGGCTCTTCTAGAGAAACTGTCAGCGTTGGCATAGATGAAATTGAAGTCATTCCGGATGTAGAAGTTAAGAAGGGACAAGTCACATATTGTTTCTCAGATGGCATAGGGAAGATATCTGAAGAATTGGCTCGCAAAGTGGCAACAAAGTTAGGCTGTAACTCTGTTCCATCAGCATTTCAGATTCGATATGGAGGGTACAAAGGTGTTGTGGCTGTTGATCCGACATCATCAATGAAGTTGTCATTGAGAAAGAGCATGTGTAAATACAAATCGGATAACACAGAACTCGATGTTTTGGCATGGAGTAAGTTTCAGCCCTGTTTTCTCAATCGTCAGATAATAACTCTTTTGTCTAACCTCGGGGTTAAGGACCAAGCTTTTCAGAAAAGGCAAAGGAAGGCTATACATCAATTGAATGCCATATTAATAAATCCTTGGAGAGCACAGGCGGCACTGGAAATGATGTTCACAGGGGAGATCTCAAAAGTTCTAAAGGAAATGCTTATATGTGGTTACAAGCCAAATGCAGAACCATTTCTTTCAATGATGCTTCAAACATTCCGTGCATCTAAGTTGATGGACATGCGGTTGAGAAAAAGGATTTTTGTTCCAAATGGAAGAGCTTTGATGGGATGCCTTGACGAAACCAGGACATTGAAATATGGTCAAGTATTTCTGCAAGTTTCTCACTTTAGTAGGGAGCTCAGT AACCCAAATAACTTCATTTGTGAAGGTGAGGTGGTTGTTGCTAAAAACCCTTGTCTACACCCAGGAGATGTGGGAGTCCTCGAAGCTGTGAACGTGCCAGCTCTACATCATATGGTGGATTGTGTTGTTTTTCCACAAAAGGGAGAGAG ACCACATCCAAACGAATATTCGGGAAGTGATTTGGATGGAGATTTGTACTTCGTCTCTTGGGATCGTGATCTTATTCCTCCTCGTCCAATTCAACCAATGGAATATATTGCAGCACCAACTAAGCAAGTTGATCATGATGTTACAATAGAG GAAGTAGAAGAGTATTTCACAGACTACATAGTCAACGACAATTTAGGAATCATTGATAATGCCCACGTCGTCTTTGCAGATAGGGAGCCCGATAAAGCAATGAGCTCTAAATGTATGAAGCTTGCGGAGCTTCACTCAATTGCTGTTGACTTCCCAAAAACTAATATTGTAGCTGAAATACCTCCTGATCTACGAGTCAAAGAGTATCCAGATTTTATGGAAAAGCCTAATAAAAAGAGCTacatatcaaaatctattatcGGAAAGCTTTTTCGAGAAGTGAAAGACATTGCATCGCCCACGAGTCCTATGAAGCCCTTCACTTTGGAAACTGCAAAACAGTATTATGACTCAGACATGGAAGTAGACGGCTTTGAGGactacctcagtgatgctttcaAATACAAAAGTGACTATGATTACAAGTTGGGGAATTTGATGGAGTATTATGGAATCCAAACTGAAGCCGAAATTCTCAGCGGCAATGTTTTGAAAATGTCAAAACATTTTGATAGGAAGAGGGATTTCGATGCAATTAAATATGCTGTAAAGTCACTAAGAATGGAAGCAAGGAACCGGTTCAACGAGGGGAGTGATGCAGACAATAATGATAATGCAAAAGCAAAAGCATCGGCCTGGTATCATGTCACATATCATCATACTTACTTGGATCGCCACAATGAGGGAACTCAGGGAATGGATGGGGCCCATTTCCTTAGTTTTCCATGGTGTATCTATGACAAGCTTCTGCAAATCAAGAAGGATAAAAAGAGCATATAA